The Megalobrama amblycephala isolate DHTTF-2021 linkage group LG20, ASM1881202v1, whole genome shotgun sequence genome includes a window with the following:
- the LOC125255954 gene encoding tumor necrosis factor receptor superfamily member 13B produces the protein MAQRCGEGQYMDRLVLKCVSCSLVCHNSMIQPRCSEYCVAWKCKAVSGQFYDRLLKKCLKCSVLCGSHPSACSDACKSADAVAVTQRPLGVSAVPLITSRGRAVPRSTLYSEALLYSLLGLCIIVLMFTLTTAILLLLKRAKHQQQQLDTKKQQPKRQGQSSKDSLVTRADDVSQEGSLNQDRPKATETCVYCFSDHTAAPHALSQQSGAQQASCAADPHNNGLLHHPVHTHPDKSRPFRIICSPTQTSM, from the exons ATGGCACAACGCTGTGGAGAGGGCCAGTACATGGACAGGCTGGTGCTAAAGTGTGTGTCCTGCAGCCTGGTCTGTCATAACTCTATGATTCAGCCACGCTGCTCTGAGTACTGCG TGGCCTGGAAATGTAAAGCCGTGTCTGGTCAGTTCTACGACCGACTGCTGAAGAAGTGTCTGAAGTGCTCTGTGTTGTGTGGCAGTCACCCCTCGGCGTGCTCAGATGCATGCAAGA GCGCAGATGCAGTGGCTGTGACGCAGAGGCCTCTTGGCGTGTCTGCAGTGCCACTGATCACCAGCAGAGGGCGCGCAGTGCCCAGATCCACGCTGTACTCGGAGGCGCTGCTGTACTCTCTGTTGGGTCTGTGCATCATAGTGCTCATGTTCACACTGACCACTGCAATCCTGCTGCTGCTCAAGAGAGCCAaacaccagcagcagcagctggaCACCAAGAAACAGCAGCCCAAAAGACAGGGACAATCATCTAAAG ATTCTCTGGTGACTCGTGCAGATGATGTGTCTCAGGAAGGCAGCTTGAATCAGGACAGGCCGAAGGCGACAGAAACCTGTGTCTATTGCTTCTCTGACCACACGGCGGCGCCACACGCGCTCTCTCAGCAGTCTGGAGCTCAGCAGGCCTCATGCGCCGCAGACCCGCACAACAACGGCCTGCTGCATCATCCGGTTCATACACACCCCGACAAGAGCAGGCCGTTCAGGATTATATGTTCACCTACTCAAACAAGCATGTGA